A region from the Nonlabens sp. YIK11 genome encodes:
- the rimP gene encoding ribosome assembly cofactor RimP — protein MLEKRVRELLDAAFEERPDLFLIDLDITSGNIIKVIIDGDQDVKVADCIFVSRAVEHQLDREEEDFSLEVTSAGVGKPLKHHRQFVKNIGRKLEVLDREKVKETGTLEAADENGIKIVWKVREPKPVGKGKVTVDKEWSIEYDKIKQAKVVITFN, from the coding sequence ATGTTGGAAAAGAGAGTTCGTGAGCTGCTAGACGCAGCATTTGAAGAAAGACCAGACCTGTTTTTGATCGATCTGGATATCACATCTGGAAATATCATTAAGGTGATCATCGATGGTGATCAGGATGTTAAGGTTGCAGATTGTATTTTTGTGTCTCGCGCCGTTGAACATCAACTAGATAGAGAAGAAGAGGATTTCTCTCTTGAAGTCACTAGTGCTGGAGTAGGTAAACCGTTAAAGCACCACAGGCAATTTGTCAAAAACATTGGTAGAAAGCTGGAAGTTCTGGATCGTGAGAAGGTAAAGGAGACAGGAACCCTTGAAGCTGCCGATGAAAACGGTATCAAGATCGTCTGGAAAGTTAGAGAGCCCAAACCAGTAGGAAAAGGCAAAGTTACCGTTGACAAGGAATGGTCAATAGAGTACGATAAGATTAAGCAAGCAAAAGTTGTTATAACATTTAATTAA
- a CDS encoding DUF2723 domain-containing protein: protein MNLSYNQLNKILGWTVFLIALTIYWITLEPTVSFWDAGEYITTSAKLEVGHPPGAPLYQMMVATAAIFATDVTNIAYMVNWMAGFSSALTILFMFWSMTLLLKRHILKGKFDTTVVLGSAFVGSIAFAVSDSFWFNAVEAEVYAPAALIMSSMFYLGLLWERDMMEPRGNRWLILMSFIIGLSFGVHFLGILTIPAIGMMWFFRHYRKVTPINFTVALIAVVAVLLFVFKLLLPTTLSIFGYLEVFFVNDIGLPFNSGTIIAFILIVAAFVGLISLSRKRNKPLLNTITICVMFVLIGFSSWTMLPIRANAGTPINENNPNDARALLAYYNREQYPSPALFFGEAFTDMYAGLDPDDPYIDEKPKYERDYEQGKYVIVNQFENALQNTHDDHKGFFPRMTDASRASNYVEFMGGLEYEIKPGYQGNQELISVLDDYERQFDRGRISADEYIQTIASLSEAVDIKKPSFGQNLSYLFNYQISYMYLRYFMWNFTGRQNDIQGMGDRFNGNWLSGIDFIDELHIGSQDELSDDMLSNKGRNLYYFLPLILGILGAVFHAKKDWKSFVVTMMLFLFTGLAIIVYLNQSMYQVRERDYAYVGSFLVFAMWIGMGVYAIYEGLLEYTKSKVVKFATIAVCFAAVPLLMGFQNWDDHDRSEKYTALASAKKYLDSCLPNALLFTIGDNDTFPLWYAQEVEGYRTDVRIVCTSLLSTDWYMDDMKKKAYESEPVPSTLTHDKYVYGTRDALWYTEKERIQERLRQAQQNPNYVFPDTMDLKDWMEWVASDSKITQELMRNDHYEHTFPTKYIRIPVNKEAVLKNGVVAAKDADKIVDEIIINIESNLVYKNRMFMLDIINANNWERPVYFSGGAFGDEDYIWMKDYLQLDGTAYLLTPIYTPPVDQRDPFDMGRINPDRAYKIIKGWDWGNSGSPDIYHDVETRRNSVGYRSNVTKAAHALIADNQLEKAEEILDLGMEKMPLEYFEHYSMIEPFISSYYEIGTTAKAQDLLNRVVLKYQDELDYYKAMPLEEQSLISREIITAIERYRGLVRTAIDNDDDLMIEKHLDAFNSYVKSFPRVYNDDEQLRLPGEVGDEELIKLLESEIDNADAERTVEPVGDTVNE from the coding sequence ATGAATCTAAGTTACAATCAACTCAACAAAATATTAGGCTGGACGGTCTTCTTGATCGCCCTAACCATATACTGGATCACCCTAGAACCTACGGTAAGCTTCTGGGATGCTGGAGAATACATTACCACCTCAGCAAAATTAGAAGTAGGCCATCCACCTGGTGCACCACTGTACCAAATGATGGTAGCGACCGCGGCCATATTTGCCACAGACGTGACTAACATCGCCTACATGGTCAACTGGATGGCTGGATTTTCCAGCGCTTTGACCATTTTATTTATGTTCTGGTCGATGACTTTGTTGCTCAAACGCCATATTTTGAAAGGGAAATTTGATACCACTGTCGTCTTGGGATCGGCATTTGTGGGTTCGATTGCCTTTGCAGTATCCGACAGTTTTTGGTTCAACGCCGTTGAGGCAGAAGTCTATGCACCAGCAGCACTGATCATGAGCAGCATGTTCTATCTGGGCTTGTTGTGGGAGCGCGACATGATGGAGCCACGCGGTAATCGCTGGTTGATCCTCATGTCATTTATTATAGGGCTATCGTTTGGAGTTCACTTCTTGGGGATTTTAACCATTCCTGCCATAGGAATGATGTGGTTCTTTAGGCACTATAGAAAAGTCACACCAATCAATTTTACCGTGGCATTAATTGCCGTGGTAGCCGTGTTATTGTTTGTCTTTAAATTGCTGTTGCCTACCACGCTCAGTATCTTCGGTTACCTTGAGGTCTTTTTTGTAAACGACATAGGGTTGCCCTTCAACAGCGGTACTATCATCGCCTTTATCTTGATCGTGGCAGCTTTTGTTGGGTTAATATCGCTTTCGCGAAAGCGTAACAAACCACTTCTCAATACCATTACAATCTGCGTCATGTTTGTCCTTATAGGTTTCTCTAGCTGGACCATGCTGCCTATAAGAGCCAATGCGGGAACACCTATTAATGAGAACAACCCTAATGATGCTCGCGCGCTGCTCGCCTATTACAACAGGGAACAATATCCATCGCCAGCATTATTTTTTGGAGAAGCCTTTACAGATATGTATGCCGGTTTAGACCCAGATGATCCATATATTGATGAAAAACCCAAATACGAGCGCGATTATGAGCAAGGAAAATATGTGATCGTCAACCAATTTGAAAACGCACTGCAAAACACTCATGATGACCATAAAGGTTTCTTTCCCAGAATGACAGATGCGAGTCGCGCCAGCAATTATGTAGAGTTTATGGGTGGACTGGAATATGAAATCAAGCCAGGCTATCAAGGCAACCAAGAGCTCATAAGTGTACTTGATGACTATGAACGCCAATTTGATCGTGGGCGCATAAGCGCAGATGAGTATATACAGACCATAGCTTCCCTTTCTGAAGCTGTAGATATCAAGAAACCTAGTTTTGGTCAGAATTTAAGTTACTTATTTAATTACCAGATCAGTTACATGTACCTGCGGTACTTCATGTGGAATTTTACTGGTAGACAGAATGATATTCAGGGAATGGGTGATCGCTTTAACGGGAATTGGTTAAGTGGTATAGACTTCATTGACGAGCTGCATATAGGTTCGCAAGATGAGTTAAGCGATGACATGCTTAGCAACAAAGGTCGCAACCTCTATTATTTCTTGCCGTTGATCCTGGGGATTTTAGGCGCTGTGTTCCATGCCAAAAAAGATTGGAAGTCTTTTGTAGTGACCATGATGTTATTCCTCTTCACGGGTCTAGCGATCATCGTGTACCTTAATCAGAGCATGTACCAAGTGCGCGAGCGTGATTATGCTTATGTGGGATCCTTCCTGGTTTTTGCCATGTGGATAGGAATGGGCGTTTATGCGATCTATGAAGGCCTACTGGAGTATACCAAAAGTAAAGTTGTCAAATTTGCCACGATAGCAGTGTGTTTTGCCGCTGTGCCTCTATTGATGGGCTTCCAGAATTGGGATGACCACGATAGATCTGAAAAATATACAGCACTAGCCAGTGCCAAAAAATATTTGGACAGCTGCCTGCCCAACGCGTTACTGTTTACCATAGGTGATAACGACACATTCCCATTGTGGTATGCTCAAGAAGTAGAAGGCTACCGCACCGATGTACGCATCGTTTGTACCTCACTATTGAGTACTGATTGGTATATGGACGACATGAAGAAAAAGGCCTATGAGAGTGAGCCAGTGCCATCTACCTTGACGCATGACAAATATGTCTACGGTACGCGCGATGCCTTATGGTATACAGAAAAGGAACGCATCCAGGAACGCTTGCGTCAAGCCCAACAAAATCCCAACTATGTATTTCCAGACACCATGGATCTCAAAGACTGGATGGAATGGGTAGCAAGCGATAGCAAAATCACACAAGAATTGATGCGCAACGATCACTACGAGCATACGTTCCCAACTAAATACATTCGCATTCCAGTGAACAAAGAAGCCGTTTTGAAAAACGGTGTGGTAGCCGCAAAGGATGCTGATAAGATCGTGGATGAGATTATCATCAACATAGAATCCAACCTGGTTTATAAAAACCGCATGTTTATGCTGGACATCATCAATGCCAACAACTGGGAAAGACCGGTGTATTTCTCTGGTGGTGCCTTTGGAGATGAAGATTACATCTGGATGAAGGATTATTTGCAACTCGATGGAACCGCCTACCTATTGACGCCTATTTATACGCCACCAGTAGATCAAAGGGATCCATTTGATATGGGACGCATCAATCCAGATAGAGCCTATAAAATCATCAAAGGATGGGATTGGGGCAACAGCGGTAGTCCAGACATCTATCATGATGTAGAGACCCGTCGCAACAGTGTTGGATATAGAAGTAATGTAACTAAAGCTGCGCACGCGCTTATTGCAGACAACCAGCTGGAAAAAGCAGAAGAAATTCTTGACCTAGGTATGGAAAAAATGCCATTGGAATATTTTGAGCACTATTCCATGATCGAGCCCTTTATAAGTAGTTATTATGAAATAGGCACTACCGCAAAGGCTCAGGACCTACTCAACCGTGTGGTACTTAAATACCAAGATGAGTTGGATTATTATAAAGCCATGCCACTGGAAGAACAAAGTCTAATAAGTCGCGAAATCATCACCGCCATAGAGCGCTATCGCGGTTTAGTACGCACGGCGATCGACAATGATGATGACCTAATGATCGAGAAACACCTAGATGCCTTCAATAGTTATGTGAAGTCATTCCCTAGGGTTTACAATGACGACGAGCAATTGAGGCTGCCAGGAGAGGTTGGAGATGAGGAACTGATCAAGCTTCTTGAGAGCGAAATCGATAATGCAGACGCCGAAAGAACAGTTGAACCTGTAGGCGATACGGTCAACGAATAA
- a CDS encoding polysaccharide deacetylase family protein produces MWYPDRIPDWLSGLFPKYHWHGDRNKSQVYLTFDDGPTPMVTHFVLEQLERFGFKATFFLIGDRAQRFPDLKKEVLDAGHSIGNHTYHHLNSWKVSSEMYLKDIAFAKANTSNSLFRPPYGRIHRKVAQQLVADGYKIVLWDVLSGDFDTNRSPGRSLKSLKRHTRNGSVVVFHDSEKAFPVLKEVLPAYLEWLQEQQFECLPIS; encoded by the coding sequence ATGTGGTATCCAGATCGCATACCCGACTGGTTAAGCGGTTTGTTTCCAAAATATCATTGGCACGGTGACCGCAACAAATCCCAGGTGTATCTTACCTTTGACGATGGTCCTACACCTATGGTGACCCATTTCGTTCTGGAGCAACTGGAGCGTTTTGGATTTAAGGCCACCTTCTTTTTAATAGGTGATCGCGCCCAGCGTTTTCCCGACCTAAAAAAGGAAGTTCTGGATGCTGGACATTCCATTGGGAATCATACCTACCACCATTTGAACTCATGGAAGGTTTCCAGTGAAATGTATTTGAAGGATATCGCTTTCGCGAAAGCGAACACCAGCAACAGCCTATTCAGACCACCATACGGCCGCATCCATAGAAAAGTTGCCCAACAACTCGTGGCTGATGGTTATAAGATTGTTCTTTGGGATGTGCTATCAGGAGACTTTGACACCAATAGATCTCCAGGAAGAAGTTTGAAAAGCCTTAAAAGACACACTAGAAATGGAAGTGTAGTCGTGTTTCATGACAGTGAGAAAGCGTTTCCCGTTTTAAAAGAAGTTCTTCCAGCATACTTAGAATGGTTACAGGAGCAACAATTTGAGTGCCTACCTATTTCTTAG
- a CDS encoding metallophosphoesterase: MRWIVALLVVVVFEFYSFQLIRTLSRGHWWKWVYLAISIGVFANLILQFYLHPDRTVVSGARDFAVTLFLALLLAKVIFTIFMLGEDLYRLAEGLFHKIKGDSTSDAFLSSRRKFISMVGLGVAALPFGAILYGAFKGKYDYQVREYELTFKDLPDAFEGYKITQISDIHVGSFDDREEVSYALKLVNKQKSDVILFTGDLVNNVSEEMYGWEELFGSLSAKDGVYSILGNHDYGDYATWESDAEKKANLQELLDIQKSMGWRLLLDENVSIDRGADSLKLVGVQNWGGGRFPKYGDLKKASAGLQPEDFKVLMSHDPTHWDAQVKDNPTNFHLTLSGHTHGMQMGIEIPGWIKLSPAWFVYKKWAGIYKEYDRFLNVNRGFGFLGYSGRAGIWPEITVITLRKGAGS; the protein is encoded by the coding sequence ATGAGATGGATTGTAGCCTTATTAGTTGTAGTTGTATTTGAATTTTATTCGTTTCAACTTATCAGAACCTTATCACGTGGCCACTGGTGGAAATGGGTTTACCTAGCCATATCCATAGGCGTGTTTGCAAACTTAATTTTGCAATTTTATCTGCATCCAGACCGTACCGTGGTCTCTGGAGCACGGGATTTTGCAGTGACCTTGTTTCTTGCCTTGCTACTCGCCAAAGTGATTTTCACAATTTTTATGCTAGGAGAAGATCTGTATCGACTGGCCGAAGGTCTGTTTCATAAAATCAAAGGTGACTCCACAAGTGATGCTTTTCTCTCCAGCAGGCGTAAATTTATTTCCATGGTTGGATTGGGCGTTGCGGCGCTGCCTTTTGGTGCGATACTGTATGGCGCTTTTAAAGGCAAATACGATTATCAGGTACGTGAGTACGAATTGACTTTTAAAGACTTGCCAGATGCATTTGAAGGTTATAAGATTACCCAGATAAGTGACATCCATGTAGGGTCTTTTGACGATAGGGAAGAAGTAAGTTATGCACTGAAACTTGTGAATAAACAGAAATCTGACGTGATATTATTTACAGGCGATTTAGTCAATAACGTGTCAGAAGAAATGTATGGCTGGGAAGAACTATTTGGTTCCTTAAGTGCTAAAGATGGAGTCTATTCCATATTGGGGAATCATGATTATGGAGATTATGCCACCTGGGAATCTGATGCGGAAAAGAAAGCCAATCTGCAAGAACTTCTTGATATTCAAAAATCCATGGGCTGGCGATTGCTGCTTGATGAAAATGTTTCCATCGACCGTGGCGCGGATTCCTTAAAGCTCGTAGGTGTTCAAAATTGGGGTGGCGGCCGTTTTCCTAAATATGGTGATCTCAAGAAGGCTTCTGCCGGTTTGCAACCTGAGGATTTTAAAGTATTGATGTCTCACGACCCAACCCATTGGGATGCACAGGTTAAGGATAATCCAACCAACTTTCACTTGACATTGAGCGGTCATACGCACGGTATGCAAATGGGAATTGAGATCCCAGGATGGATCAAACTGAGCCCGGCATGGTTTGTCTACAAGAAATGGGCTGGTATTTATAAGGAATACGACAGATTCTTGAACGTGAATCGAGGCTTTGGGTTTTTGGGATATTCTGGCCGCGCTGGGATCTGGCCAGAGATTACCGTAATCACATTAAGAAAGGGCGCAGGTTCATAA
- a CDS encoding thioredoxin family protein, translating to MSKFGELISSNVPVLFNFFTDWNEESTSMHPVLREVAAAIGDNARIIKINVDKNPELSDALRIKGLPTLIIYKQGEMKWRQSGAQDSEALINLLKQYAS from the coding sequence ATGTCAAAATTTGGTGAGTTAATCAGTTCCAATGTTCCTGTTCTATTCAATTTCTTCACAGATTGGAACGAGGAAAGTACGAGCATGCATCCCGTACTGCGTGAAGTAGCAGCCGCAATAGGTGATAACGCCAGAATCATAAAAATCAATGTAGATAAGAATCCAGAACTCTCTGATGCCTTACGCATCAAAGGTTTGCCTACCTTGATCATTTACAAGCAGGGCGAGATGAAGTGGCGACAAAGCGGTGCCCAGGATAGCGAGGCACTCATCAATTTATTGAAGCAGTACGCATCCTAA
- a CDS encoding glycerophosphodiester phosphodiesterase family protein codes for MNNKLLPTFMLAGHRGTRGLIPENTIPSMIKAIEDGANVLEMDIQFTADGKVVVAHDPYINYRYSLDPKGQEIPQKQKLVIYQMDYQQVRQYDVGSKHYPAYPKQLKLKTHIPELGELIDAVEEFTESSKRDPIIYNIEVKASPKTDGMYHPSPQHIATMVVSLLKQKNINNRFYIQSFDIRQLQEVRRLDKSIPLGYLTEEKRKTVKDQLDRLGFRPNFYSPYYKLAHQELVNEVQSMGMKFIPWTVNQKKDMKRLLQMNVDGIITDYPGLLHEIMTGKY; via the coding sequence TTGAATAACAAACTACTTCCAACTTTTATGCTCGCCGGTCATAGAGGCACTCGCGGGCTCATACCAGAAAATACCATTCCCAGTATGATCAAAGCCATTGAAGACGGCGCCAACGTGCTGGAGATGGACATACAGTTTACTGCAGACGGCAAGGTGGTTGTAGCGCATGATCCCTACATCAATTATCGTTATAGTCTCGATCCTAAAGGACAGGAAATACCCCAAAAGCAAAAACTTGTCATCTACCAAATGGATTACCAGCAGGTTCGTCAGTACGACGTGGGCAGCAAGCATTATCCCGCATACCCCAAACAGCTCAAATTAAAAACCCATATCCCAGAATTGGGTGAGCTCATTGATGCCGTAGAAGAATTTACAGAATCCAGCAAACGAGATCCTATTATCTATAACATAGAGGTCAAAGCCAGCCCTAAAACCGATGGAATGTATCATCCATCTCCACAGCATATAGCTACCATGGTTGTATCTCTATTAAAACAAAAAAACATCAATAACCGATTCTACATTCAGTCATTTGATATACGCCAACTTCAAGAAGTGAGAAGGCTGGATAAGTCCATTCCTTTGGGTTATCTGACCGAGGAAAAAAGAAAGACCGTAAAGGATCAATTAGATAGGCTGGGTTTTAGACCCAACTTTTATAGTCCTTACTACAAATTAGCCCATCAGGAACTAGTCAATGAAGTCCAATCGATGGGCATGAAATTCATTCCATGGACGGTCAACCAGAAAAAAGACATGAAAAGGTTACTACAGATGAATGTAGATGGCATCATCACGGATTATCCTGGACTGCTGCACGAGATAATGACTGGTAAATACTAA
- the nusA gene encoding transcription termination factor NusA, which produces MENLALIESFSEFKDDKMIDRVTLMAILEDVFRSALKRKYGEDDNFDIIINPDKGDLEIWRNRVVVADGEVEDDNSEISLTEARKIEPDYEVGEDVAEEVKLIQLGRRAILALRQNLISKIHEHDNTNIFKHFKELEGELYNAEVHHIRHRAIILLDDDGNEIIMPKDRQIPSDFFRKGESVRGIIESVELRGNKPNIILSRTSPRFLEKLFEQEIPEVFDGVITVKAVVREPGEKAKVAVDSYDDRIDPVGACVGVKGSRIHGIVRELGNENIDVINWTANTQLYIGRALSPAKIVSMVIDEENKKVEVRLNPEEVSKAIGRRGHNIRLAGKLTGYEIDVIREGVEEDVELTEFSDEIEGWIIEELSKIGLDTAKSVLEQDVDDLVKRTDLEEETIVALMNILKSEFED; this is translated from the coding sequence ATGGAAAATCTCGCACTGATCGAGTCTTTTTCTGAGTTTAAAGATGATAAAATGATAGATCGCGTCACGTTGATGGCGATCTTGGAAGACGTTTTTAGAAGTGCCTTGAAAAGGAAATATGGTGAGGATGACAATTTTGACATCATTATCAATCCAGATAAAGGTGACCTAGAGATATGGCGTAATCGTGTGGTTGTGGCAGATGGTGAGGTTGAAGATGACAATTCTGAGATTTCATTGACTGAAGCGAGAAAAATTGAGCCGGATTATGAAGTGGGCGAGGACGTTGCAGAAGAAGTAAAACTGATCCAGTTGGGTCGTAGAGCGATACTGGCATTGCGTCAAAATCTAATTTCCAAAATTCACGAGCACGATAATACGAACATCTTCAAGCACTTTAAAGAACTAGAAGGTGAGCTGTATAATGCAGAGGTGCACCACATAAGACATCGTGCTATTATTTTGTTGGATGACGATGGCAATGAAATTATTATGCCTAAAGACCGACAAATACCTTCAGACTTCTTCCGTAAAGGAGAAAGTGTGCGTGGTATCATTGAAAGTGTAGAGTTAAGAGGTAACAAGCCTAATATCATTCTTTCCAGAACATCTCCACGATTCTTGGAGAAGCTTTTTGAACAAGAGATTCCTGAAGTATTTGATGGTGTTATTACTGTAAAAGCGGTAGTTCGTGAGCCAGGAGAAAAGGCTAAAGTTGCTGTTGATAGTTATGACGATAGAATTGACCCGGTTGGTGCCTGTGTAGGTGTTAAGGGTAGCCGTATTCATGGTATAGTTCGTGAGTTAGGTAATGAGAATATTGATGTCATCAACTGGACAGCAAATACTCAATTATATATAGGACGTGCCTTAAGTCCTGCCAAAATCGTTTCCATGGTGATCGATGAGGAAAACAAGAAGGTAGAAGTTAGACTCAACCCAGAAGAGGTTTCTAAGGCCATAGGTCGTAGAGGTCATAACATTAGACTAGCTGGTAAGCTTACCGGTTACGAAATTGATGTGATAAGAGAAGGTGTTGAGGAAGATGTAGAATTGACAGAGTTCTCTGATGAAATCGAAGGATGGATCATTGAAGAACTAAGTAAAATAGGTCTAGATACTGCAAAAAGTGTATTGGAGCAGGATGTAGACGATTTAGTAAAGCGTACAGATCTGGAAGAGGAAACCATCGTAGCATTGATGAACATCCTCAAGTCAGAATTTGAAGATTAG